One window of Tenacibaculum maritimum NCIMB 2154 genomic DNA carries:
- a CDS encoding hydroxymethylpyrimidine/phosphomethylpyrimidine kinase, which produces MKRKQYILTIAGLDPSGGAGITSDIKTFEAHNAYGLSVCTAITVQHDLSFKSCTWMAKNLILSQIDILFERFTINVVKIGIIQSWEFLLEVVQKLKELKKEVKIILDPVLKASTGFDFHHKAPKKILEEVLANCYFITPNYEEIKTILPEKNIAETIRFISQKTNIYLKGGHRIDKKGWDEVYYDSTLSLLLPPVVETVFEKHGSGCVLSAALACNLAKGYALEDACRNTKSYIDEFLSSNQSLLGTHTYKNVLKAQYHD; this is translated from the coding sequence ATGAAAAGAAAACAATATATACTAACTATAGCAGGTTTAGACCCGTCAGGAGGTGCTGGAATTACTTCAGATATAAAAACATTTGAGGCACATAATGCATATGGATTATCGGTTTGTACAGCCATTACCGTTCAGCATGATTTGTCTTTCAAAAGCTGTACTTGGATGGCTAAGAACCTTATTTTAAGCCAAATTGATATTCTTTTTGAACGTTTTACAATCAACGTAGTAAAAATAGGTATTATTCAGTCTTGGGAGTTTTTATTAGAGGTGGTTCAAAAACTAAAAGAATTAAAAAAAGAGGTAAAAATAATATTAGATCCTGTTTTAAAGGCCAGTACAGGTTTTGATTTTCATCATAAAGCCCCCAAAAAAATTTTAGAAGAAGTATTAGCTAACTGTTATTTTATTACCCCTAATTATGAGGAGATAAAGACCATTTTGCCAGAGAAAAATATAGCGGAAACAATTCGCTTTATTTCACAAAAAACAAATATATATTTGAAAGGAGGCCATCGGATAGATAAAAAAGGGTGGGATGAAGTATATTATGATAGTACTCTAAGCTTGTTGCTTCCTCCTGTTGTCGAAACTGTTTTTGAAAAGCATGGTAGTGGTTGTGTTTTATCAGCTGCTTTAGCGTGTAATTTGGCAAAAGGATATGCTTTGGAGGATGCTTGCCGAAATACCAAAAGTTATATAGATGAGTTTTTGAGCTCTAACCAATCCTTGTTAGGAACGCATACTTATAAAAACGTATTAAAAGCGCAATACCAT
- a CDS encoding thiamine phosphate synthase, with protein sequence MIVLISPEEDIVNELVILHQLFEEGVTHYHVRKPRKTREAYIAYLKAIDKKYHKRIVTHHFHELAAIFDLKGIHFQEKRRRELLKNEREYFKKISIGNKIMSSSFHELEALINCPIKFDYHLLSPVFSSISKVGYKGRNFDVSTIDKRIVGVGGIHKGTIKQAIRLGFKGIGILGGVWSESNPVASFKEMKAIYNSEKQ encoded by the coding sequence ATGATAGTACTCATTTCTCCAGAGGAAGATATTGTAAATGAGCTAGTTATTTTACATCAGTTATTTGAAGAAGGTGTAACGCACTATCATGTTAGAAAGCCTAGAAAAACTCGCGAAGCATATATCGCTTATTTAAAAGCAATTGATAAGAAGTACCATAAGAGAATTGTAACACACCATTTTCATGAACTAGCAGCAATATTTGATTTAAAAGGAATTCATTTTCAAGAGAAGAGAAGAAGAGAGCTGCTAAAAAATGAAAGAGAGTATTTTAAGAAAATAAGCATAGGAAATAAAATAATGAGCAGTTCTTTTCACGAATTGGAAGCCTTGATAAATTGCCCAATAAAATTTGATTACCATTTGCTAAGTCCTGTTTTTTCTTCAATTTCTAAAGTAGGATACAAAGGCAGAAATTTTGATGTGAGTACTATTGATAAAAGGATCGTAGGAGTAGGAGGCATTCATAAAGGAACTATTAAGCAGGCGATCCGATTAGGTTTTAAAGGAATAGGAATATTAGGAGGCGTATGGAGCGAGAGTAACCCAGTAGCTAGTTTTAAAGAAATGAAAGCAATTTATAATAGTGAAAAACAATGA
- the thiC gene encoding phosphomethylpyrimidine synthase ThiC, whose translation MKKKNTAPSQAGITRQPFPSSKKVYVEGKIYPQIKVAMREILLNDTVDAITKKRTPNESVTVYDTSGPYTDANKEINIHNGLERIREPWILQRGDVEQLHTFSSKYAHERLKDEGISHLRFNHLKRPLKAKKGKNITQLHYAKRGIITPEMEYIAIRENQRIDEMTRLSKQHLGQNFGASIPNKITPEFVREEVAKGRAVIPSNINHPEAEPMILGRNFLVKINANIGNSATTSSIEEEVEKAVWACRWGADNIMDLSTGKNIHETREWILRNTPVPVGTVPIYQALEKVKGVAENLTWEIFRDTLIEQAEQGVDYFTIHAGVRLQYVPMTAKRITGIVSRGGSIMAKWCLAHHKESFLYTHFEEICAIMKAYDVAFSLGDGLRPGCIADANDEAQFAELETLGELTKIARKHEVQCFIEGPGHVPMHMIKENMDKQLEVCDEAPFYTLGPLTTDIAPGYDHITSGIGAAMIGWFGCAMLCYVTPKEHLGLPNKEDVRTGVVTYKLAAHAADLAKGHPGAQHRDDALSKARFEFRWEDQFNLSLDPELAREYHDETLPAEGAKIAHFCSMCGPKFCSMKISQEVRDFAAKNKVNDEEVFAKGMEAKSKEFKDSGSEVYL comes from the coding sequence ATGAAGAAAAAAAACACCGCACCTAGCCAAGCAGGGATTACTAGGCAACCATTTCCTAGCTCAAAGAAAGTGTACGTTGAAGGAAAAATTTATCCGCAAATCAAGGTAGCTATGCGAGAAATTTTACTTAATGACACTGTTGATGCTATCACTAAAAAAAGAACCCCTAATGAATCTGTAACAGTATATGACACATCAGGACCTTACACAGATGCTAATAAAGAAATAAATATTCATAATGGATTAGAACGTATTCGAGAGCCATGGATTTTACAAAGAGGAGATGTTGAGCAACTTCATACTTTTTCATCAAAGTATGCTCATGAGCGATTAAAGGATGAGGGGATAAGTCATCTCCGTTTTAATCATTTAAAAAGACCATTAAAAGCGAAAAAAGGAAAAAATATAACTCAATTGCATTATGCAAAAAGAGGTATAATAACTCCTGAAATGGAATACATTGCTATTCGCGAGAATCAACGAATTGATGAAATGACCAGATTGTCAAAGCAACATCTTGGGCAAAATTTTGGAGCAAGCATTCCTAATAAAATTACTCCAGAATTTGTACGAGAAGAAGTAGCTAAAGGGCGTGCGGTAATTCCTTCTAATATCAATCACCCAGAAGCAGAGCCAATGATTTTAGGACGTAATTTTCTAGTTAAAATTAATGCTAATATAGGAAACTCCGCAACAACTTCTTCCATAGAAGAAGAAGTAGAAAAGGCTGTATGGGCTTGCCGATGGGGAGCAGATAACATTATGGATTTATCTACAGGGAAAAATATTCATGAAACGAGAGAGTGGATCCTACGTAACACTCCTGTACCAGTAGGAACAGTACCTATTTATCAAGCATTAGAGAAGGTGAAAGGAGTTGCTGAAAATTTGACTTGGGAAATTTTTAGAGACACACTCATAGAGCAAGCAGAACAAGGGGTAGATTATTTTACAATCCATGCTGGGGTTCGCCTGCAATACGTACCTATGACCGCAAAGCGAATTACAGGAATTGTATCTCGAGGTGGATCCATTATGGCCAAATGGTGTTTGGCACACCATAAAGAGAGTTTTTTATATACTCATTTTGAAGAAATTTGTGCAATAATGAAAGCATATGATGTAGCTTTTTCTTTGGGAGATGGATTGCGTCCAGGGTGTATTGCTGATGCAAATGATGAAGCGCAGTTTGCAGAGTTGGAAACTTTGGGAGAGCTTACTAAAATAGCTAGAAAGCATGAAGTTCAGTGTTTTATAGAAGGGCCGGGGCATGTGCCAATGCATATGATTAAAGAAAATATGGATAAACAATTAGAAGTTTGTGACGAAGCTCCTTTTTATACCTTAGGACCATTAACTACTGATATTGCTCCAGGGTATGATCATATAACTTCAGGTATTGGGGCTGCTATGATAGGTTGGTTTGGTTGTGCTATGTTGTGTTATGTGACTCCTAAAGAGCACTTAGGGTTGCCTAATAAAGAAGATGTTCGTACTGGAGTAGTTACGTATAAACTGGCAGCTCATGCAGCAGATTTGGCAAAAGGACATCCAGGGGCACAGCATAGAGATGATGCTTTGAGCAAAGCGCGATTTGAGTTTCGTTGGGAAGACCAGTTTAATTTAAGTTTAGATCCTGAACTGGCAAGAGAATATCATGATGAAACCTTGCCTGCTGAAGGGGCAAAAATAGCTCACTTTTGTTCTATGTGCGGCCCTAAGTTTTGTTCTATGAAAATTTCGCAAGAAGTACGTGATTTTGCAGCGAAAAATAAAGTAAATGATGAGGAAGTATTTGCAAAAGGAATGGAAGCAAAATCGAAGGAATTTAAAGATAGTGGTTCAGAAGTTTATTTATAA
- the thiS gene encoding sulfur carrier protein ThiS, translating to MITIKVNQKEYQISENLTLETFVKDLKIESSGIAIAVNNVIITKTNWSLQLLQSNDDILIISATQGG from the coding sequence ATGATTACTATAAAAGTGAACCAAAAAGAATATCAAATCTCAGAAAATTTAACGTTAGAAACATTCGTAAAAGACTTGAAAATTGAATCAAGTGGAATTGCTATTGCTGTTAATAATGTTATTATAACAAAAACAAATTGGTCTTTACAGCTACTTCAAAGTAATGATGATATTTTAATTATTAGCGCTACCCAAGGAGGGTAA
- a CDS encoding mechanosensitive ion channel family protein: MIKIGAFTYELDSFWSIFFYCLFVVFVSWLISRATRYGIVQYLKAKKADKYGRTSIQFFRNSIKFFIGLFAFIYIILTVPLFRSKATLIFSGAGILAAILGFAAQAAISNLIAGAFIVMFRPFRVGDYIKLDENRLGIVEDITLRHTVINNFENKRLIIPNSVISTESVLNHTIEDSHILSFNNFKIGIKGDIDLARKIIQEEAQELEFVIDNRTPEQVLKDEPQIEVRLIEVLDGYIHLRAYIWINNPFKEFKIKCMLKEAVYKRFVAEGVDLPIPITKFIKITP, translated from the coding sequence ATGATAAAAATAGGAGCCTTTACATATGAGTTAGATTCATTTTGGAGTATATTTTTCTACTGCTTGTTTGTTGTATTTGTATCATGGTTGATATCTCGTGCTACCAGATATGGTATTGTGCAATATTTAAAAGCAAAGAAGGCAGATAAATATGGTAGAACAAGCATTCAATTTTTTAGAAATTCTATAAAGTTTTTTATAGGACTCTTTGCTTTTATCTATATCATACTAACAGTACCATTATTTAGAAGTAAAGCTACGCTGATTTTTTCTGGAGCGGGTATTTTAGCGGCCATACTGGGTTTTGCAGCGCAAGCCGCCATATCTAATTTAATAGCAGGTGCATTTATTGTAATGTTTCGTCCGTTTAGAGTAGGAGATTATATCAAGTTAGATGAAAATCGATTGGGAATCGTTGAAGATATTACCTTAAGGCATACAGTGATTAATAATTTTGAAAATAAAAGATTAATCATTCCTAATTCGGTAATCAGTACCGAGTCTGTATTAAACCATACAATTGAAGATTCTCATATTTTAAGTTTTAATAATTTTAAAATAGGAATCAAAGGGGATATAGATCTTGCAAGAAAAATTATTCAAGAAGAAGCACAAGAATTGGAGTTTGTTATAGACAATAGAACACCAGAACAGGTGCTAAAAGATGAACCGCAAATAGAAGTTCGTTTGATAGAGGTTTTGGATGGCTATATCCATTTACGAGCTTATATATGGATAAATAATCCGTTTAAAGAGTTTAAAATAAAATGTATGTTAAAGGAAGCCGTATATAAACGTTTTGTTGCAGAAGGTGTTGATTTGCCTATTCCTATTACAAAATTTATAAAAATAACTCCTTAA